The Pyrus communis chromosome 14, drPyrComm1.1, whole genome shotgun sequence sequence TTTCTGATTTTATGTGCACTCATGTGAAGTGTTCCTCAAACAACTATGGTTAAAAGTTGTGTGCTTGAGTGTTTGGTGATATCCTTGTTGGAACGCTTTTGATCTGTTACTGACTTGATGGTGGGGAACAGTCACATTTCATATGATTTTTACCACATTTTCATTCCATCCGTTCCTTTTTTCTATTAATGAATTGTTCAAAGTGCAACTTGGTATGAAAATTTCCTAGGACATCTAAACTGCTGAATTTCTCTCTTGCatgcaattttcaattttaagatAAATGATTCCGGTGCATCTGTTCTGAGACTTctttttatatgttttgatATTGCCTTGTAGAACTTCCTCTATACCTGATATTAGGAATGCTATGTGGTGCTGTAAGTGTAGCCTTGACTCGATTGGTTGCTTGGTTCACAAGGTTCTTTGATTTTATCAAGGAAAGATTTGGTCTTCCAGCTGTTGCCTGCCCAGCTTTAGGTGGTTTAGGAGCTGGGATTATTGCTCTTAAGTATCCTGGAATTCTGTACTGGGGTTTTACAAATGTTGAAGAAATTTTGCATACTGGGAATGCTTCGGCTCCTGGAATCTGGCTGTTAACTCAGTTAGCAGCAGCTAAAGTTGTGGCAACAGCTTTATGCAAGGGTTCTGGGTTGGTAGGTGGCCTATACGCACCAAGCTTGATGATTGGTGCTGCTGTTGGTGCTGTATTTGGGGGTTCGGCTGCAGAACTGATAAACTCAGCGATTCCAGGAAATGCTGCTGTTGCCCAGCCACAGGCTTATGCACTGGTACAGTTCTTTACAAGGGGCTCATTTTGATTTCTGCAGTGGTAAATATATACTTTAGTCCATACGATATGACTGAAATAGTTCTAAACTTTGGTAGGTTGGAATGGCTGCTACACTAGCTTCAGTTTGTTCAGTACCATTGACGTCAGTTCTGCTTCTGTTTGAGCTCACAAAAGATTACCGGATATTGCTCCCTCTCATGGTATTCTTCTGCTGATATAATTTCTTAATTCATGTATTTGGTGCACAAGTTTTTAATGCTTggtgttaattttttgtttcgTGCAAGTAGGGGGCTGTTGGATTGGCAATATGGGTGCCCTCTGTGGTAAACCAGGAAAAGGAGACTGAACCTTCTGAAACACGGAATTCAGCAAGAGTTTATTCTTATGTTTCGGCTGATGAAGAAAAAGACGAAGCTAATTGGAGACAACATGATGATGGAGATGATTTGGAACTCTCTGTTATTGGAAACTATTCTGACTCCGAATTAGTTAGTGAAGAATTGCTTCTGGAAGATCTAAAGGTTTCACATTTGTTCTTTAAAGTTGTTTATCAAGAGTTATTTTTCTCACTCACTCACACATGAACTGGCCCTCAATAAGTAATTTAAATTGTTAtcaattaatttgattttgtttctttttcttttgcaacTGCAGCATCTCTATTCATTTTTTTGCTTTCATTCTACCTGACTTACTCACTTGTTTATCCCTTCTTATGTCAGGTTTCGCGAGCCATGTCAAAGAAATATGCGAAGGTTCCTGTGAGCTTGACTCTGAAAGACGCAATAAAATGCATGCATGAGAGTCACCAGAATTGTGTACTGGTGGTTGATGATGAAGATTTTCTGGAAGGAATATTAACATATGGTGATGTTAGacggtttcaatcaaagaagtCTAGCGATGCATCAAAGAGCGAATCTAGATTTTTGGATGTATGTGATAACATGCACACGTGTTTGTCTTCCATAAGTTCTATTATTAGTTAATCCCTAGTTTCTTTATTTCATAATGTGTTGGTGTGATTTCTACTATAAAAGTTTGTAATCTTCTAATTATATCTGAATTTGGAATCTTTGCAGGCAAATACATGTCTTGTTTCATCTGTTTGTACTCGAGGAATTCACTATAGAGGACGAGCGCGTGGTTTATTTACCTGTTATCCAGACACAGATTTAGCAATGGCCAAGGAGCTAATGGAGGCCAAGGATATAAGGCAGTTGCCTGTGGTTAAGCGTGTCAGAGAACCACCAAAAGAAATAAAGCGAAGAATTGTTGCTATTCTTCATTACGATTCAATCTTGAACTGCCTCAGGTTTCCATTACATTCTCACTTTACGGTTATATGATATGATACCTTGTTTCCTCTCCTATATTTGATGCCTGTGCTTAAACTACACCAACACAAACAACCTTACCCTTCACCTCGTATATTTTAATCTGATTGTTCTCTTTTACTTTCCACTCTTTCGTCCAAACTGCAAAATACATAACTTAATGGCTGTATTCGAATCCTGCTTcccctttttttcttcatctccgCTTCGATGTAACCAGAAATGTGAAATTGCCCATTCATTAGTTACAATTTATGCTTGCACTTGACTAAATTTTGATGCCACAATTTGTCTCATCGGGATGATATCGTGTTTATGCAGAGAGGAGATAAATCACAGGAAAACAGTTCAACATAGAAAAGAGAATCTCCACGAGATTACCAATGGCCTTTAGCTTTTAGTAACAGAGCTGATGCCAGACCTTAGTGTGAGACAGCCAACGTGAAAGAGAAGCTCAAAGCTCCGAGCAAAGTGAGGGAGACCAAAAGTTGATCTGTCAGAttggtttttcctttttcctttgcttttgTGGAATTTGGCTTCGGAACGAAGTATGTATTTCCAGTTCCTTCGTTTGAGGCTTGAAATTTCTTACggggtttttatttttgatatcaCATATTCTTTTTGTGT is a genomic window containing:
- the LOC137715734 gene encoding chloride channel protein CLC-f-like, translated to MSGEEYSDETRLLRSSNDIIKDDNAGLSAEKDSDLEAQEGLISSRRSSISPTGRRGGVGGFKDLLIKHLDGVGGLSGRRLSIKRGRDNSPNHGGREVREQRSAVDHHHHHNQHHQIQQQHHESLAGSDGNDELADSAPPEWALLLLGCLLGLATGLFVAAFNKGVHVIHEWAWAGTPSEGAAWLRLQRLGDTWHRILLIPVTGGVIVGMMHGLLEILDQIRQSSSSQRQGFDLLAAVFPSIKAVQAAVTLGTGCSLGPEGPSVDIGKSCANGFSLMMENNRERKIALVAAGAAAGISSGFNAAVAGCFFAIETVLRPLRAENSPPFTTAMIILASVISSTVSNVLQGTQSAFTVPTYDLKSAAELPLYLILGMLCGAVSVALTRLVAWFTRFFDFIKERFGLPAVACPALGGLGAGIIALKYPGILYWGFTNVEEILHTGNASAPGIWLLTQLAAAKVVATALCKGSGLVGGLYAPSLMIGAAVGAVFGGSAAELINSAIPGNAAVAQPQAYALVGMAATLASVCSVPLTSVLLLFELTKDYRILLPLMGAVGLAIWVPSVVNQEKETEPSETRNSARVYSYVSADEEKDEANWRQHDDGDDLELSVIGNYSDSELVSEELLLEDLKVSRAMSKKYAKVPVSLTLKDAIKCMHESHQNCVLVVDDEDFLEGILTYGDVRRFQSKKSSDASKSESRFLDANTCLVSSVCTRGIHYRGRARGLFTCYPDTDLAMAKELMEAKDIRQLPVVKRVREPPKEIKRRIVAILHYDSILNCLREEINHRKTVQHRKENLHEITNGL